From a region of the Nonlabens dokdonensis DSW-6 genome:
- a CDS encoding ATP-binding protein, producing the protein MINKRLLIKNLLAHNDENSFYDKKLKIELGNKEGKAKFLKHICALSNSNPKNNSYVVIGIDDETNGIVGVDFFDDSKLQNLVNAYLTNAPIIQYENISFPHLPDGKVVGLITIRSQDGLTALRKNIWKYYGGTVFFRDGSISMPKAFDVEIKDVNSELVEKIEKQASNNIEHTLDSVIEFLDRRNDGLETHYKVFKEQFVICWSGKVRFKNDSKYYYRVDIEMINEQVRLFYSTLDEVQITFDDDSFSILEFVELGIGLQKKYHPLERQTLRFAPNGTYKLENKILFNPPYYDRKVLHHIYNTNLSLLNKITIGIKLNEQELVDLKQLPETMLICQFNNVGEPVDKMNFHKNYLKIYPKVYKSYKEALRVLRKVKYNS; encoded by the coding sequence ATGATTAACAAACGTCTTCTTATTAAAAATTTATTAGCGCATAATGACGAGAATAGTTTCTATGATAAGAAGTTAAAAATTGAATTGGGCAATAAGGAAGGAAAGGCTAAATTTTTAAAACACATTTGTGCTCTTTCTAATTCTAATCCTAAAAACAACAGTTATGTAGTCATTGGTATAGACGATGAGACTAACGGAATAGTAGGAGTAGATTTTTTTGACGATTCAAAATTGCAAAACTTAGTCAATGCTTATTTGACTAATGCACCAATTATCCAATACGAGAATATTTCATTTCCTCATTTGCCAGATGGTAAAGTGGTCGGTTTGATTACTATTAGATCCCAAGATGGACTTACCGCACTACGCAAGAATATTTGGAAATATTATGGAGGTACGGTTTTCTTTAGAGATGGAAGTATTTCCATGCCTAAAGCTTTTGATGTAGAGATCAAAGACGTGAATTCTGAGTTGGTGGAGAAAATTGAAAAACAAGCAAGTAATAATATAGAACACACCCTAGATAGTGTCATAGAATTTTTAGATCGTAGAAATGACGGTTTAGAGACGCATTATAAGGTTTTTAAGGAGCAGTTTGTCATTTGCTGGTCGGGAAAGGTGAGGTTTAAAAATGATAGTAAGTATTATTATAGAGTAGATATTGAAATGATCAACGAGCAAGTGCGACTTTTCTATAGCACGCTAGATGAAGTGCAAATTACTTTTGATGATGATAGTTTTAGCATTCTTGAATTTGTAGAATTAGGTATAGGCTTGCAGAAAAAATACCACCCATTAGAACGCCAGACGTTGCGGTTTGCTCCTAATGGTACCTATAAATTGGAGAATAAAATTTTGTTTAATCCGCCCTATTATGATCGTAAAGTATTGCATCATATTTACAATACTAATCTATCGCTTTTAAATAAGATAACGATCGGTATCAAACTTAATGAGCAGGAATTAGTTGATTTAAAACAGTTGCCTGAAACCATGTTAATTTGTCAATTTAATAATGTAGGAGAGCCGGTAGATAAGATGAATTTTCACAAAAACTATTTAAAAATTTATCCTAAAGTTTATAAATCATATAAAGAAGCTTTACGTGTATTGCGTAAGGTAAAATACAATTCATAG
- a CDS encoding metallophosphoesterase: MRTITIGDIHGGYKALVQLIEKIDLKDDDLLIFLGDYVDGWSQSYDVIDFLISLSRKRKQNKQTPPIYLRGNHDELVVTNLLAKTPHPMWLKHGGESTLKSYTNRSEEEVERHFKFLKNDLLNFYEYDGNGFFHAGFHNLKGPHYEYYSNITYWDRTLWEMALALDNTLDIENDRYPNRLKLYKEIFIGHTPTHRWDEYEPMNAANVWNLDTAAAYKGPLTAMCVESKEIWQSDPVHTFYPDENGRN, from the coding sequence ATGAGAACCATTACCATAGGAGACATACACGGCGGTTACAAAGCGCTCGTTCAACTCATAGAAAAAATAGATCTGAAAGATGATGATTTACTAATATTTTTGGGAGATTATGTAGACGGCTGGTCACAAAGTTATGATGTAATTGATTTTTTGATCTCGCTTTCGCGAAAGCGGAAACAAAATAAGCAAACACCACCCATTTATTTAAGAGGAAATCATGATGAATTAGTAGTTACAAATTTGCTTGCTAAAACACCGCATCCTATGTGGTTAAAACATGGTGGAGAAAGTACATTAAAAAGCTATACAAATAGGAGTGAAGAAGAGGTAGAAAGACATTTTAAATTTCTCAAAAATGACTTGCTTAATTTCTATGAATATGATGGCAATGGTTTTTTTCATGCCGGATTTCATAATTTAAAAGGTCCGCATTACGAATACTATTCTAATATCACGTATTGGGATCGTACTTTATGGGAAATGGCTCTTGCTTTAGATAATACATTAGATATAGAAAACGATCGGTATCCTAATAGATTGAAATTATATAAAGAAATTTTTATCGGTCACACACCTACGCATCGCTGGGATGAATATGAGCCTATGAATGCAGCAAATGTTTGGAATCTTGACACAGCAGCTGCTTACAAAGGACCATTAACTGCAATGTGCGTAGAATCAAAGGAAATCTGGCAAAGTGATCCAGTACATACCTTTTATCCAGATGAGAATGGTAGGAATTAA
- a CDS encoding tRNA modification GTPase — protein sequence MKNIQILFIILAVYFSQQAYAQISFKRGYFINNSNQRTECLIRDVDWKNNPTEFDYKSSDNDVTEVITMNNVKEFGIYDISKYVRSQVQIDRSSSVFNLMDNNKEPNFKEEEVFLKVLLEGDANLYSYNDKSLNRYFFNIGSNDISQLIYKKYKTVEDEIGTNNDFRRQLFIDLKCSTISVNDVEDLGYYKSDLLKLFKKYNSCKESSYVVYGKKKNSNLIHLNVRPGLNSSSLSIKNDLANSRDLDYGTKTTVRIGLELELILGFNNNKWAIILEPTYQYYNSDPDIPNRSNTEANYQSIEFPIGLRHYLFLNEKSKAFVNGSFLYDFPLDSQVRRLDVSSDFNLAFGIGYKYSDTYSLELRYHTSRDLLRDFPSNESDYNTISIIFGYSIF from the coding sequence ATGAAAAATATTCAAATCCTTTTTATAATTCTTGCAGTTTATTTCTCTCAACAGGCCTATGCTCAAATTTCCTTTAAAAGAGGATACTTTATTAATAATTCAAATCAAAGAACGGAATGTTTGATTAGGGATGTAGATTGGAAAAACAACCCCACTGAATTTGATTACAAGAGTTCTGATAATGATGTTACAGAAGTAATCACTATGAACAACGTTAAAGAATTTGGAATTTATGATATTTCAAAATACGTTAGATCGCAAGTTCAAATTGACAGATCCAGTAGCGTTTTTAATTTAATGGATAACAATAAAGAACCAAATTTTAAAGAGGAAGAAGTGTTTCTAAAAGTGCTCTTGGAAGGAGATGCTAACTTATATTCCTATAACGATAAAAGCTTAAATAGATATTTTTTCAATATTGGTTCAAATGATATATCTCAATTAATCTATAAAAAATATAAAACTGTTGAAGATGAAATAGGAACCAATAATGATTTTAGAAGACAGCTATTTATAGATCTTAAATGTTCCACGATCTCAGTAAATGATGTGGAAGACTTAGGTTATTATAAAAGCGATCTTTTAAAGTTATTTAAAAAATATAATAGCTGTAAAGAATCCAGCTATGTTGTTTACGGTAAAAAGAAAAATTCTAATCTAATTCACCTTAACGTAAGACCAGGTTTAAACAGCTCTTCTTTATCCATTAAAAATGATCTCGCAAACTCAAGAGATTTAGATTACGGTACTAAAACAACAGTACGGATAGGATTAGAATTAGAATTAATTCTAGGATTTAATAATAATAAATGGGCGATAATACTAGAGCCTACTTATCAATACTACAATTCTGATCCAGACATTCCTAATCGTTCCAATACCGAGGCAAACTACCAGTCTATTGAGTTTCCTATAGGTTTGAGGCATTATTTATTTTTAAATGAAAAATCAAAAGCCTTTGTAAACGGTTCTTTTCTTTATGATTTCCCATTAGACTCGCAAGTTAGAAGGCTAGATGTTTCTTCTGATTTTAATCTGGCATTTGGTATAGGGTACAAATATAGCGACACCTATAGTTTAGAATTACGTTACCATACAAGTCGTGACCTATTAAGAGATTTCCCTTCTAATGAATCAGATTACAATACTATATCTATCATCTTTGGGTATTCCATTTTTTAA
- a CDS encoding SPFH domain-containing protein encodes MGIFDKIKEKLSHEFIDIVEWLDYTDDTIAHRFERYQNEIKNGAKLIVREGQMAVFINEGQLADVFKPGTYDLTTQNLPILSTLKGWKYGFNSPFKAEVYFVNTTLFTDEKWGTKNPITLSDDRFGLVEIRAFGTYAFKIEDAGKFIIDIVGTDNNFTNFEINEHLKSLIATRFTDTVGEANLPIELYAANTSELSETCQEVMKPEFSSVGISLEKFYIENVSMPEELKKEIFEYSRLDKIDLDKLTRFKTAKAIEAAAHNEGGTAGAGMGMGMGFALAQQMGGMMSPQMGQQQQMPQQQQNQPAAMPPPMPQAVQYFYALNGAQSGPVSYEQLRSYFASRTINKDTLVWKAGMEGWKALSDVEELKGFLGGNTPPPLPM; translated from the coding sequence ATGGGCATATTTGATAAAATTAAGGAAAAACTAAGTCATGAATTTATTGACATAGTTGAATGGCTAGACTACACAGACGATACCATTGCACATAGATTTGAGCGCTATCAAAACGAGATTAAAAACGGAGCAAAACTAATCGTAAGAGAAGGTCAAATGGCCGTTTTTATAAATGAAGGTCAGTTAGCAGATGTTTTTAAACCAGGAACCTACGACCTTACAACTCAAAACCTACCTATTCTTTCTACCTTGAAAGGATGGAAATATGGATTTAACTCGCCTTTTAAAGCTGAGGTCTATTTTGTAAACACAACTTTATTCACTGACGAGAAATGGGGAACTAAAAATCCTATTACGTTAAGTGATGATCGTTTTGGTCTTGTTGAAATACGTGCCTTCGGCACCTATGCTTTTAAAATTGAAGACGCTGGTAAATTCATCATAGACATTGTAGGAACCGATAATAATTTTACCAACTTTGAGATTAATGAGCATCTTAAAAGTTTAATTGCTACACGATTTACCGATACCGTAGGAGAAGCAAATCTTCCTATTGAATTATATGCAGCAAACACTTCTGAGCTTTCTGAGACTTGTCAAGAAGTAATGAAGCCAGAGTTTTCTAGCGTAGGAATTTCTTTAGAAAAATTCTATATCGAGAATGTTTCTATGCCAGAAGAACTCAAGAAAGAGATTTTTGAATACAGTCGTCTGGATAAAATTGATCTTGATAAACTGACTCGATTTAAAACTGCCAAAGCCATAGAAGCAGCTGCTCACAATGAAGGAGGAACTGCAGGCGCAGGAATGGGAATGGGAATGGGATTTGCACTTGCTCAACAAATGGGAGGAATGATGTCACCACAAATGGGACAACAACAGCAAATGCCACAACAACAGCAAAATCAACCGGCCGCAATGCCGCCACCTATGCCTCAGGCAGTGCAATATTTTTATGCTTTGAATGGTGCGCAATCTGGACCAGTATCTTATGAACAACTGCGATCTTACTTTGCTAGTCGTACGATAAATAAAGATACCTTAGTCTGGAAAGCTGGTATGGAAGGCTGGAAGGCGCTAAGCGATGTAGAAGAGTTGAAAGGTTTCCTAGGAGGCAATACTCCGCCGCCATTGCCTATGTAA
- a CDS encoding macro domain-containing protein, giving the protein MKKVKGDLIELAISGEFDLIIHGCNCFCTMGAGIAKSIKEKFPEAYKADLQTTKGDHTKLGTITFAESETYNGKLIVINGYTQFNWRGTGRKVDYDAIRKVFGNVKQKFSGMRVGYPAIGAGLAGGNWNIISRIIDQELEGEDHTFVDYKK; this is encoded by the coding sequence TTGAAAAAAGTAAAGGGAGATTTAATTGAGTTGGCAATCAGTGGAGAATTTGATTTAATAATTCATGGCTGCAATTGTTTTTGTACCATGGGTGCAGGGATTGCCAAAAGTATAAAAGAGAAATTCCCAGAGGCTTACAAAGCCGATTTACAAACAACAAAAGGTGATCATACAAAACTTGGTACGATCACGTTTGCTGAATCGGAAACATATAATGGAAAATTAATTGTGATTAATGGATATACTCAATTCAACTGGAGAGGAACTGGAAGGAAGGTTGACTATGATGCAATTCGAAAGGTTTTCGGTAATGTCAAACAAAAATTTTCTGGAATGAGAGTTGGCTATCCAGCAATAGGAGCTGGACTTGCAGGTGGTAATTGGAATATTATTTCCAGAATTATCGATCAAGAATTAGAGGGAGAAGATCACACTTTTGTAGATTACAAGAAATAA
- the hemF gene encoding oxygen-dependent coproporphyrinogen oxidase, translated as MIKKQFYNFIKELQNTITSKIESVDGKATFHQDEWHRKEGGGGFSRVIQDGNVFEKGGVSISAVHGPLPKAMQSYFKVNDVDFYATGLSLVIHPENPMVPTVHANFRYFEMYDKTGAIVDSWFGGGLDLTPYYLFEEDARHFHQVCKDVCDRHQVADYKLFKQKCDEYFHNTHREEARGIGGLFYDYCRESEQFSMKDWLAFQKDMASHFLDAYIPIVKKRKNLPFTPEQREWQEIRRGRYVEFNLVHDKGTLFGLKTNGRIESILMSLPPHVQWVYDHQPEAGSEEEKLLKVLKEPVEWV; from the coding sequence ATGATTAAAAAACAGTTTTATAATTTTATAAAAGAACTTCAAAATACAATCACCTCTAAAATAGAGTCTGTAGATGGGAAAGCGACTTTTCATCAAGACGAGTGGCATCGCAAAGAAGGCGGCGGTGGTTTTTCAAGAGTTATACAAGATGGAAATGTTTTTGAAAAAGGTGGTGTGAGCATCAGTGCTGTGCATGGTCCTTTACCTAAAGCAATGCAATCTTACTTTAAAGTAAATGACGTAGACTTCTATGCCACAGGTTTAAGCCTAGTAATCCATCCAGAAAACCCAATGGTTCCTACGGTACATGCTAACTTTAGGTATTTTGAAATGTATGATAAAACGGGAGCTATTGTTGACTCTTGGTTCGGTGGTGGACTGGATTTAACGCCTTACTATTTATTTGAAGAAGACGCACGCCATTTTCATCAGGTATGTAAAGACGTCTGTGACAGACATCAAGTGGCAGACTACAAGCTCTTTAAACAAAAGTGCGATGAGTATTTTCACAATACTCACAGAGAAGAGGCACGTGGAATAGGCGGTTTATTTTATGATTACTGTCGTGAAAGCGAGCAGTTCTCGATGAAAGATTGGTTAGCATTTCAAAAAGATATGGCAAGTCATTTTCTCGATGCTTATATCCCGATTGTTAAAAAAAGAAAAAACTTACCGTTTACTCCAGAGCAAAGAGAGTGGCAAGAAATACGTCGTGGTCGTTATGTAGAGTTTAACCTAGTTCATGATAAGGGAACTTTGTTTGGACTTAAAACAAATGGTCGCATTGAAAGTATATTAATGAGTCTGCCACCACATGTTCAATGGGTTTATGATCATCAACCAGAGGCTGGAAGTGAAGAAGAAAAGCTTCTTAAGGTCTTAAAAGAACCTGTGGAATGGGTATAA
- a CDS encoding EI24 domain-containing protein translates to MFKNILKGLSSYKDSLKLINQLKLWKYFLVPMGISFLFGVAVFFTAYGLSDNLGRFFAKAWIWEWGNETVTEIATWLGVLVILVLGFILYKHVVMALSAPFMSPVSERVEQHYYPQARNHIQHRDTTNMEQLWRGVRINLRNIAYELLITLPLLLLSFIPVIGIVFTITAFIVQAYYAGFGNIDYTLERHFKYRDSINFVKRNRGIAIGIGIVFMGMLFIPVLGVILVLPFSVTAASRATLEEMIKEENLSLSDSQKPQINAS, encoded by the coding sequence ATGTTCAAAAATATTCTAAAAGGGTTAAGTTCTTATAAAGACAGTTTAAAGCTTATCAATCAATTAAAGCTTTGGAAGTATTTTCTTGTTCCCATGGGAATAAGTTTTCTTTTTGGGGTTGCAGTTTTTTTTACAGCTTATGGGCTATCAGATAATCTGGGAAGATTCTTTGCCAAAGCTTGGATATGGGAATGGGGCAATGAAACCGTTACTGAAATCGCTACTTGGCTAGGAGTATTAGTCATCTTAGTTCTTGGATTTATACTCTATAAACACGTTGTCATGGCGTTAAGCGCACCGTTTATGTCTCCAGTTTCAGAACGTGTTGAACAACACTATTATCCGCAAGCGAGAAATCATATTCAACATAGAGACACTACAAATATGGAGCAGTTATGGCGTGGAGTGCGCATTAACCTGCGCAATATAGCCTATGAACTTCTTATCACTTTACCTCTATTATTATTAAGCTTTATTCCCGTCATAGGTATAGTATTTACGATTACCGCATTTATAGTGCAAGCCTATTACGCTGGTTTTGGGAACATTGATTACACCTTAGAAAGGCACTTTAAATATAGAGATAGCATCAACTTTGTGAAACGCAATAGAGGAATTGCAATAGGAATAGGAATCGTATTTATGGGAATGCTATTTATACCAGTTCTAGGAGTTATACTCGTATTACCATTTTCTGTAACAGCTGCGTCTCGTGCAACACTAGAAGAAATGATCAAAGAAGAAAACCTATCACTTTCAGATTCTCAAAAGCCACAAATCAACGCTTCATGA
- the hemE gene encoding uroporphyrinogen decarboxylase, protein MLKNDLFLKALRGEEVERPPVWMMRQAGRYLPDFMKLKAKYDFFTRCQTPELATEITVMPIDQIGPDAAILFSDILVIPQAMNIEVEMKAGVGPWLPDPIRTVKDLDRVVVPDVKDSLHYVFDAIDMTKKVLDNRVPLIGFAGSPWTILCYCVQGQGSKNFDKAKEFCFTQPEAAHTLLQRITDTTIAYLKEKVNHGVDAVQVFDSWGGMLSPVDYQEFSWKYIQQIVDALKPHTEVIVFGKGCWFALGDMAKSGASALGVDWTCSARNARYLSGGNITLQGNFDPSRLFSPPAEINKMVTQMINEFGKDRFVANLGHGILPNIPVENAQAFVDAVKEYSQ, encoded by the coding sequence ATGTTGAAAAATGATCTTTTTTTAAAAGCATTAAGAGGAGAAGAAGTAGAACGTCCACCAGTATGGATGATGAGACAAGCAGGTAGGTATTTGCCAGACTTTATGAAGCTGAAAGCAAAGTACGACTTCTTTACTCGTTGTCAGACTCCAGAACTTGCAACAGAAATAACAGTAATGCCTATAGATCAAATAGGTCCTGATGCGGCGATTTTATTTTCAGACATTCTGGTGATACCACAAGCCATGAATATAGAAGTAGAAATGAAAGCTGGAGTTGGACCGTGGTTGCCTGATCCTATTAGAACTGTGAAAGATCTTGATCGAGTAGTTGTACCAGATGTAAAGGACTCCTTACATTATGTTTTTGATGCCATAGACATGACGAAGAAAGTATTAGACAATCGTGTTCCTTTAATAGGTTTTGCTGGTTCTCCATGGACTATTTTATGTTATTGTGTGCAAGGTCAAGGAAGTAAAAACTTTGATAAAGCCAAGGAATTTTGCTTTACTCAACCAGAAGCAGCTCATACTTTATTACAAAGAATTACCGATACCACAATTGCTTACTTAAAAGAAAAAGTAAATCATGGTGTGGATGCAGTACAAGTTTTTGACTCTTGGGGTGGCATGTTATCACCTGTTGATTATCAAGAATTCTCATGGAAGTACATTCAGCAAATCGTTGATGCTTTAAAGCCTCATACCGAGGTAATCGTTTTCGGTAAAGGATGCTGGTTTGCACTAGGTGACATGGCAAAAAGTGGTGCTAGCGCCTTAGGTGTAGACTGGACGTGTAGTGCTAGAAACGCACGATACTTGTCTGGCGGTAATATTACCCTACAAGGTAACTTTGATCCATCGAGATTGTTCTCGCCTCCTGCCGAAATCAATAAAATGGTGACTCAAATGATCAATGAATTTGGCAAAGACCGATTTGTTGCTAACTTAGGGCATGGTATATTACCAAATATTCCTGTAGAAAATGCACAAGCATTTGTGGATGCAGTAAAGGAATATAGCCAATAA
- a CDS encoding uroporphyrinogen-III synthase translates to MINSILSTKLLTDSQTELILNSGLSITHFDILKIEPVSFEAHDDFTHVIITSKNAIPALLKYKIMQEHISCVGEKTAQLLNQHHIEPVAVADNASDLAKILINKYPQEKFLYLCGKQRRHQLPALFQAEKIAFKEHFVYRSIAIMKSFDRIFACVCFYSPRGVIAFAKANPKNKPLIAVCIGNTTADEARNYYDTIVIANKQTVENTLITAIKSVRNVEK, encoded by the coding sequence ATGATAAACAGTATTTTATCTACCAAACTACTGACCGATTCTCAAACAGAATTGATTTTAAATTCGGGACTGAGCATTACTCATTTTGATATCCTTAAAATTGAACCGGTTAGTTTTGAAGCGCACGATGATTTCACTCACGTTATTATTACGAGTAAAAATGCCATTCCTGCACTTTTAAAGTATAAAATAATGCAGGAGCATATTTCCTGTGTAGGTGAGAAAACCGCTCAGCTTTTAAATCAACACCACATTGAACCTGTAGCTGTAGCCGATAATGCCAGCGACCTCGCTAAAATATTGATCAACAAGTATCCACAAGAAAAGTTTTTATATCTATGTGGCAAGCAGCGTAGACATCAACTTCCAGCGTTATTTCAAGCCGAAAAAATAGCCTTCAAAGAACATTTTGTTTATCGTTCTATTGCCATTATGAAAAGCTTTGATCGTATTTTTGCATGTGTATGTTTCTATAGTCCTCGTGGTGTTATCGCTTTCGCGAAAGCGAATCCTAAAAACAAACCTTTAATTGCAGTATGCATAGGAAACACAACAGCAGATGAAGCACGCAACTACTACGACACAATAGTGATTGCAAATAAACAAACAGTAGAAAACACTTTAATAACAGCCATAAAATCAGTACGCAATGTTGAAAAATGA
- a CDS encoding Crp/Fnr family transcriptional regulator yields the protein MELPSFLHDLTGEGDKPSLEYANEIFSMLEVVKMRKKQVLLHLGEVAHSIYIVKTGILKGSLKDEDGNMHTIRFVAEGNVMTAMYSFVDQKPSNLQIECIESGEVLCFKHQDFEYMSKLYSGLTPAFHKIMLKRYHDMVEEKSRMIGDDATTRYKKFIVRYAPIVDRLPLKEIASFLGIRQQSLSRLRSKMDAK from the coding sequence ATGGAATTACCATCATTTCTTCACGATCTAACTGGAGAAGGCGATAAGCCATCTTTAGAATATGCTAATGAAATATTCAGTATGCTTGAAGTAGTAAAAATGCGTAAAAAGCAGGTATTATTACATTTAGGCGAAGTAGCACATAGTATATATATAGTTAAAACAGGGATTTTAAAAGGAAGCCTTAAAGATGAGGACGGGAATATGCATACCATACGTTTTGTCGCCGAAGGAAACGTCATGACCGCTATGTATAGTTTTGTAGATCAAAAACCTTCTAATTTACAAATCGAGTGTATCGAGTCTGGAGAGGTCTTATGTTTTAAACATCAAGACTTTGAATATATGAGTAAGTTATATTCAGGCTTGACACCGGCGTTTCATAAAATTATGTTGAAGCGCTATCACGACATGGTAGAAGAAAAATCACGTATGATAGGAGACGATGCTACAACTAGATATAAGAAATTTATAGTGCGTTATGCGCCTATAGTTGATCGGCTACCGCTCAAAGAGATTGCTTCATTTTTAGGTATACGACAACAATCTTTAAGTAGATTAAGAAGTAAAATGGACGCTAAGTAA
- a CDS encoding YicC/YloC family endoribonuclease, whose translation MVTSMTGYGKAVNQLSDKKITIEIRTLNSKNLDLNMRIPSIYRQQELPLRQLVAKSLLRGKVDFSVHVEQTGLASNSKLNLEIVESYMRQMAEIEGIDYNDPTQKIQLLDIATKFPDVFAQESKEISKEDIEFIENTAHDAIKAVQQFRKDEGDNLELEFNKRITNIKVLLQQVIEEDTVRLSEVRTRLEKAISEIKEKVDQNRFEQELIYYLEKYDITEEKVRLENHLSYFMDTLNITESQGKKLAFICQEIGREVNTIGSKANHAGMQQLVVQMKDELEKIKEQLLNVL comes from the coding sequence ATGGTTACTTCTATGACAGGCTACGGTAAAGCTGTCAATCAATTATCAGATAAAAAGATCACTATAGAGATCAGGACACTTAATAGTAAGAACCTAGATCTTAACATGAGAATTCCTTCAATATACAGACAGCAGGAGTTGCCGCTTAGACAGCTGGTTGCAAAATCTTTATTGCGTGGTAAGGTAGATTTTTCTGTTCATGTGGAGCAAACTGGCCTAGCGTCTAACTCTAAACTCAATCTAGAGATAGTAGAAAGTTACATGAGGCAAATGGCAGAGATCGAAGGAATCGATTACAATGATCCTACTCAGAAAATACAGCTTCTTGATATCGCTACTAAGTTTCCAGATGTTTTTGCGCAAGAAAGTAAGGAGATTTCTAAAGAAGACATTGAGTTTATAGAGAACACTGCTCACGATGCCATCAAGGCTGTACAGCAGTTTAGAAAAGATGAAGGTGATAACCTAGAATTAGAATTCAATAAAAGGATAACAAATATTAAGGTGTTACTTCAACAAGTGATTGAAGAGGACACAGTGAGATTAAGTGAAGTAAGAACTAGACTGGAGAAAGCCATTTCAGAGATTAAGGAAAAGGTGGATCAAAACAGATTTGAGCAAGAATTAATTTACTATCTAGAAAAATACGACATCACCGAAGAGAAGGTACGTCTAGAAAATCACTTGAGTTATTTTATGGATACTCTAAATATCACAGAATCGCAGGGGAAAAAGCTCGCTTTTATATGCCAAGAAATAGGTCGAGAAGTGAATACGATAGGTAGCAAAGCAAACCATGCTGGCATGCAACAACTTGTTGTACAAATGAAGGACGAATTAGAAAAGATTAAAGAACAACTGCTTAACGTATTGTAA
- the gmk gene encoding guanylate kinase, producing the protein MEVLPKLIVFSAPSGAGKTTLVRHLLTKEELNLAFSISAASREARGGEIDGKDYYFLGIKEFKNRIRANDFLEFEEVYQDQFYGTLKQEVERLWGEGKNVIFDIDVVGGLRLKKKFPNRTIAIFVKPPSINELQIRLKKRKTETAEKIAMRVAKASTEMATAPQFDVIIKNDDLDAAKELAYKTVHEFINKKVSNDEEE; encoded by the coding sequence ATGGAGGTATTACCTAAACTGATTGTTTTTAGTGCGCCATCTGGTGCCGGAAAAACCACTTTAGTGAGGCACTTATTAACTAAAGAAGAATTAAACCTTGCTTTTTCTATAAGCGCAGCTTCTAGAGAGGCGAGAGGTGGAGAAATTGATGGCAAAGATTATTACTTTTTAGGAATCAAAGAATTTAAAAATCGCATACGGGCAAACGACTTTCTAGAGTTTGAAGAAGTGTATCAAGATCAGTTTTACGGTACTTTAAAACAAGAAGTAGAACGTCTTTGGGGCGAAGGTAAAAATGTGATCTTTGATATAGATGTAGTAGGAGGATTGCGTTTAAAGAAAAAATTCCCTAACCGTACGATCGCTATTTTTGTAAAGCCACCATCTATCAACGAGCTTCAAATACGTTTAAAGAAACGCAAAACAGAAACTGCTGAAAAAATTGCTATGCGTGTCGCCAAGGCAAGTACAGAAATGGCTACCGCGCCACAATTTGACGTGATTATTAAAAATGATGATCTTGATGCAGCAAAAGAGCTGGCATACAAAACTGTTCATGAATTTATAAATAAAAAAGTCAGCAATGACGAAGAAGAATAG